The Suricata suricatta isolate VVHF042 chromosome 13, meerkat_22Aug2017_6uvM2_HiC, whole genome shotgun sequence nucleotide sequence AGAAGCTCAGAAGCCAGGGGTTGTGTGTCCCCTGGGCCTTGGGAATGACGTGCACACACATCCCCGCCATCCCAACCCAGCTGAGATGACCACTTGGCACTTTCATCTCCAAAGAACGAGGGAAATTCAACCTTAATTCACTGACATTTAATGGAAAGCAATGGTTTGGGTGggaggatgttttttttttttttttgaggtttccCTCCAGCCAAGCTTTTCCTCCAGGTCATGGGAAGGGAGGTCCAGCAGTCTCCTAGGCCACCCCCATTCCTGGTTCTGGGGCTGCCGGCTGCAGCTGGTGGGACAAAGCCTAGACTCAGACAAAGTAGAGAAATGTCCTGGGACCCAGACTGGTCAGCACAGTCTGCTCTGCCATTCCCGTCTCCAGACGGCCCTGTCGGAGCACCCCCTCCCAGACAGTCTGTAGTCTGGGTTTCGACCCCTGCCCTCTGTTTGGGTTAAAGGGAACTCTGAAAGCCCTCGGCTGGGGACCACGGCTAGGGGGGATATGGGGTGCCACTGGTTTCTAAGGACGAAGCTCTAAGCAAAGCTAGTAAACAACCTAGTCTTTTATTTGCCCAAGGCCAGCTGTTGCAGGCACTGAGGCCCCAAGACTTCcagaagggatggagggaggaggggcaacCCATCCTGCCTACCAGGTGCTGCCTGCCCCCATCCTGCTTCCTGCAGGAAGTGGGAAAGGCGATGAAGTCTACATTTGTGTCATCAAGTAGTAAGTCTGCTTTCAGATATTATAAATACTCAAGTGCTattgaggaggaaactgaggcactctgactccccaggcctctgcctgCCTGTCCAAGCTTttgcctactctctctctccagaatgaGCTGCAGGCAGCCTTttgctgggggagggtctcaggAGCCCATCTGGtggcctgtgtgtgtgggggaaggCCAGCCAGGGtcaagggctggggctgggggagcaggaggaggggtgtGGTTGGAAGAGCAGCTGCTGGGAGGGGGGAGTCAGCACTGAATAGGGGACCCCAGCTGAGGTTCCATAATGATATCAGTGGGGGACAGCCAGGGCCCTCAGCTGtctagatggggaaactgaggcagagactcCTCCCATCTTTGAGAAGGGAGGGGCTTCCTCCTATAAGCTCTTCGGGTCCATTCATCTTCTCCATGAAGACGCTACAGCCCAGGAGTTAGAGCCTATCAGTGGTCACTCAGATTGAGACACAAGGAGTGAGAGGCAGCTGGGTCACCTGGCCGCGGAGCCCCCTCCTGTTGTGACAAACCAGAGggacaccctcccccacctcagctgctggggagggaggcagggttgAGCCTGCCCAACCCCACTCACGTGCCTGAGAAAGGCTCATTTTTAGCACCTGGCCTCTTTTCCCTGCCTGGAGGGAGCTCgggggacagagcagggaagaaagcggccagaggggacagggagacCTGGAGGCAGGGCCCCAGGGGATGTCTGACTGTTCTCCGTTCCCCACCCCGAGGGAGCCTGGGCGCCGTGCGGGGCCCTCAGCCGCCGTGCAGTGTGGATATGAAGAGGATGCTGTCCTGGTCTTGCAGCTGGTAGTCCAGCTCGCCCTGGtccaggagagaaaggaggaggctgTTAGGGGCCTTTTCCCAGCTTCCCCTCAGCGGTCAGGAGGGAGGGGGGGCCTGGCTGCTTTGGGAGAGAAGGATAAAACCTACCAGAAAGACGGGTGCCCTATACGTTAATTTGCACATCTCCAGGATGGAAGGGAGGTCCCCATTTCCCCAGCTAcctgttctttccttcctggGGCAGGAGACTGGAGCGGCCCTGTTTGGAGGCCAAGCGGGACAGAGGACGAGCCAGCCACCCGCTCTAGGCCTAATGCCAGGGAAGCGGTGAGGGGAGGGCCGCCCCCCGGGGTACTGACCAGCAGTTCCCAGTCGGCATCGTTAACCAGCACCAGAATTCCTGGCCGCCTGTGGGAAAGAGAGGTGAGGGGCAGGCAGTGAAGAGCAGGAAGCGGTCGGCAGCAGGGGTAGAGAGGCTGAGACACTTGGGCTGGAGGACGGTGCGGTGGGAGATTTTTCTCCCGAGCTTCTGACCAAAGATCacccaggaagaggaggggacacTCTGAGTCTACGGGAAACCGGGCCAGACAGTCATGGCCTTTGGGATGATGTGGAAAACAGGCGCAAATTCCAGCACCACCTCCCAGACCCCAGGCAactcattttgtttctctgggcATCGgtgtcctcatctgaaaatggtaTGAATCACACAGCCTTCCTCCCGGGTCTGTGCCAGAGGAGACTGGATGATGCGTGTTGATCATGGGGACACTGGTAGCAGTATACTTTTCCAGGGGTCTCACCTCGCCCTCCGAGGCCTCCCCCATGCCCGTCCTGGAGAGGTGACTATCTTGGCCCTTCAGAATCAGGGAGGGCTGCCAGTGGCCTCCAGCACCCACATGCCCAAGGGCGGCCCTGTCTGGTGTAAGGCAGGGGAGGCTGATGTCTGCACAGGTGTCAGTCCGGCCCCTGTGGGCAGCAGCCCAAGGAGTGTGACTGTCCTTGGGGCAGCTTCCATGACTGCTGGACTGTGACCCGAGCCAGGGGTTGAATAGCAGCCTTAGCCCCCCAGGGCCTGCTGGTGACCTCTGCTTCAAGGGGATGACTGAGTCCCCCAAGTGCCTTGCCCAACTCTTTTACACGTTAGGCTGACCTTCGTATACAAGCCCAGTGACTGCCTGGCACGTGGCTCCCAGGAGGCCGGGCTAGGCCTTGGACAGGTACAGAAGCTTTGGGCTAGGGGTAGGGGTGTCCCTAGTGAGCACaaacatgcgtgtgtgtgtgtgtgtgtgtgtgtgtgtgtgtatgtgtgtgcgtgcatgcgcgcACGCATGTGCCCATGCATACTGTGTGCATCcacgtgtgtgtacacacacgcacagtgACTCCCCGGAATTCTAGACCCGTGCACTCTGATGCACCTATGAGCCACTATTCATGTTTCCAGTCAAAAGACCCACGTGCTCAGCAGCTACTCTACTGGAAAGCACAGATACACAGCATTTGcaccatcacagaaagttctacgGGACGACGGTCCCAAATTGTCGGGGAAGAAAGGGACGTGGGCAGCACCTTTTTCTCAGTATCTTCTGTATGGAGAGAAGAGCTGAGGCCCACAGATGGAGGGAGGATAAAGGGAAGAGGACCCCATGAAGGCTGTGGGTGAACCCAAGGATAGGGGTtcaagcctcccctcccctccccacaacaccgctgcctgccctcctctgggaaggaggaggaagggactcACACGCTGTCTCCCTGGATGAACAACTCTGGCCGCTCTTTTAGCAAGTTCTTCTTGATCCAGACAAGGAGGCTCCGGATGTCCCCTGAAAAGGAAGGCACGGAACAAACTATTGCCAAACCCCAAAGATTTCTGACCCCCAGAACCTTGCCTGGATCAGAAAGAAGTAGACAGGGGCTTCTGGGGGCCTCTTTTAGACCAGGCTTTCATGGCCCCAGAACCTGTGGATTTCTAAGGTGAGGAAATGGGTTAGGAGGTTAGTGCCCTGCTGGAGGGGTCTTCAGAGAAAGAGGCTCTGCTCAAGGCTTAAAGAGGCGATGGGGCGGGCCTTAAGACAGACAGCCGGAGGAACCGTCACATGTGAAAGGGCTGGGAGACAGACCCCCACCACAAGTTCCGGAAGATGGTCTGAAGCTGCCACAGATAGGCTTCTGAGAGGGCCCTGTAGGGTCCCCTCCACCTTCCAGCCATTCCCCAAGTGGGGGAGGCAGCTTTGCTCTTGGAGCGGTCTGCATATATTTCCCtttgtgagggaaaaaaaaaacaattgctgAGCCGATAACATCAGTTAATTTCctctggcagagggagagaaggatccTTCACCCACCAGAGACGCTGACAAATCACTGTGCCTCTACCCCCACCTTCACAGAGCCCCCCGGTCCGGGGATGGCCATGCTGAAGAGGCAAGAGGTTCAGGATTGAAAGGGCCTCTCCTTCCCAGCTGGACACTGAGATCTGCCACTCTGTGGCTCTGGGACAGCCACGAAGCTCTCTGCACATCATGTGGAGGCTCAGAGCCACCTGTCCCCTGGGTCACCTCTCCTTTTCTAGGATCAGGGTCCCAGGCCACAGCACACTGAAATCTGGCTCTCTAAGCTCCTCAAAGCCTATGGCTCTCAACTATCCATGCCTCCAGCAGACTGGCTCCTAAGGCTGCAGGAGTTCCTTCTCTCCCCGAGGCCACTTGAGGACTGAAAGTCCTGGGGAAACAACTAGTCTCTGGGAAACCCGTGGGGCCTGGGGACGAGCCACCCTGATCCTGACTTAGTCTCTCAGAGGGGTCTGCTGTCCTGAGACAAAGCTCAGGGGTAAAGGCTGGACAAGGGTCCAGGCAGGCAGTGCCTTGGTTTCTCTGGTTAGAATGACAGTCCTGGCGCACAGGTGAGGGAAAGTCTGCTTGGACAAGAAGCTCAGTTCTGCCCCCGTCTAGGCCCAGCAGCGTGCCCCGACCATGGCATCAGCCAGGGACAGGGCTTTAAGGCATTCTCCCTGACCTGCATGCCACCCTTCTTGGAGACAGGCAGGCTACACCCTGGATGGACCCATTCACGCTGCTCCGTGCCAACTTCCCTGGGTCGTATGCCAGCAGAGCGCAAGGCCAGGGGCAAAACGTCCAATGCCTGAGGCTGCCGCCTTTCAATTTCAAGTCCTGCTTTTAAACAAAGCAGATTCGAGCCCCCATGGTCCCTGgagtgggcaggggatggggagcACAGCCTCCGACTAGCTGCGGTCCATTTGGACTCCTGGCTGGATTTCTCCCTGAGGCCTGGTTTCCGAGGTTTCCCCTTGGCCTCCATCTTGGCACTGTCTGGTGGGCCGCCAGCCCATGCATCTTGCTGCCGCTCGATACAGCCGCCGGGGTCTGACACATCCATCAGCCTGCCATGGCAGGCGGGGCTGTGCCTGCGTGCGCGGAAGAGCTGAGAGGCACTGGGCAGTGGCTGGTCTCACGGCCACCAGCTGCACCTCCACAGCCCAGGCTGGCCAGTACAGAACCAGGACCCCGTTGGGTAACGGCCCGGGCTCCCTCCAAAAGGAG carries:
- the URM1 gene encoding ubiquitin-related modifier 1 isoform X1, producing the protein MAAPLSVEVEFGGGAELLFNGIKKHQVTLPGQEEPWDIRSLLVWIKKNLLKERPELFIQGDSVASWTTSCKTRTASSSYPHCTAAEGPARRPGSLGVGNGEQSDIPWGPASRSPCPLWPLSSLLCPPSSLQAGKRGQVLKMSLSQAREWGWAGSTLPPSPAAEVGEGVPLVCHNRRGLRGQVTQLPLTPCVSI
- the URM1 gene encoding ubiquitin-related modifier 1 isoform X2; translation: MAAPLSVEVEFGGGAELLFNGIKKHQVTLPGQEEPWDIRSLLVWIKKNLLKERPELFIQGDSVRPGILVLVNDADWELLGELDYQLQDQDSILFISTLHGG